A genomic window from Punica granatum isolate Tunisia-2019 chromosome 2, ASM765513v2, whole genome shotgun sequence includes:
- the LOC116196935 gene encoding aspartokinase 2, chloroplastic isoform X1 → MAAALHFGGVKTPPSIAAKETLQSQSLWPQQLRFATSVASRPFLCRSFKTSCSSRVLKVSCEAANLDVLEKNVTATVNAGSSGSQLTCVMKFGGSSVASSERMREVADLILSFPNERPVIVLSAMGKTTNKLLLAGEKAVTCGVTNVSCIEELSFIKDLHIRTMNELGVDKAIIDKHLEDLEQLLKGIAMMKELTPRTRDYLVSFGECMSTRIFAAYMNTLGVKARQYDAFDIGFITTDDFTNADILEATYPAVAKRLYDDWISDPAIPIVTGFLGKGWRTCAVTTLGRGGSDLTATTIGKALGLREIQVWKDVDGVLTCDPNIYPNAHPVPYLTFDEAAELAYFGAQVLHPQSMRPAREGDIPVRVKNSYNRNASGTLITKTRDMTKAVLTSIVLKRNVTTLDIVSTRMLGSFGFLAKVFSIFADLGISVDVVATSEVSISLTLDPSKLWSRELIQQASELDHVVEELEKIAVVNLLQKRSIISLIGNVQRSSLILEKAFRVLRSLGVNVQMISQGASKVNISLVVDDDEAEQCVRALHSAFFENDLPELVIDRGNGKGNGSPSGL, encoded by the exons ATGGCTGCAGCATTGCATTTCGGTGGGGTTAAGACACCCCCTTCTATAGCTGCAAAAGAAACTCTGCAGTCACAATCTCTATGGCCCCAGCAGCTTCGTTTTGCCACCTCTGTTGCATCGCGGCCATTTCTCTGTAGGAGCTTCAAAACTAGCTGCAGCAGCAGAGTTCTCAAAGTGAGTTGTGAGGCGGCAAATCTCGATGTACTAGAGAAAAATGTGACTGCGACTGTCAATGCTGGCAGCAGCGGGAGTCAGTTAACATGTGTGATGAAGTTTGGTGGGTCATCGGTTGCCTCATCTGAGAGGATGAGAGAGGTTGCGGATCTCATACTTAGCTTCCCAAATGAGAGGCCCGTGATTGTTCTATCTGCCATGGGAAAAACCACCAACAAACTTCTTTTG GCTGGAGAAAAGGCTGTCACCTGTGGCGTCACGAACGTATCATGTATTGAGGAATTGAGCTTCATTAAGGATCTGCATATTAG GACCATGAACGAGCTTGGAGTTGACAAGGCTATAATCGATA AACACCTAGAAGATTTGGAACAACTCCTGAAGGGAATTGCTATGATGAAGGAGCTGACTCCACGGACAAGAGATTACCTAGTTTCATTTGGGGAGTGCATGTCCACAAGGATTTTTGCCGCATATATGAACACATTGGGAGTCAAAGCAAGACAA TACGATGCCTTTGACATTGGCTTTATTACCACCGATGACTTCACAAATGCGGATATCTTGGAAGCAACTTACCCAGCTGTTGCAAAGAGGTTATATGATGATTGGATCAGCGATCCTGCAATACCAATTGTTACTGGTTTTCTTGGAAAG GGTTGGAGAACTTGTGCAGTGACTACTCTGGGTCGTGGTGGCAGTGATTTGACTGCTACAACTATTGGCAAAGCATTGGGCTTGCGAGAGATTCAG GTGTGGAAGGATGTTGACGGTGTTTTGACATGTGACCCGAACATATATCCAAATGCACATCCTGTCCCTTACTTGACATTTGACGAGGCAGCAGAACTTGCTTATTTTGGTGCTCAG GTCCTGCATCCTCAATCCATGAGACCAGCTAGAGAAGGTGATATTCCGGTTAGAGTAAAAAATTCATACAATCGAAATGCATCAGGGACTTTGATAACCAAGACAAGGGACATGACCAAG GCTGTTCTTACTAGTATTGTTTTGAAGCGAAATGTCACCACTTTAGACATTGTTAGCACTCGGATGCTTGGTTCATTTGGTTTCCTTGCCAAG GTATTTTCCATCTTCGCTGATCTTGGTATATCCGTGGATGTTGTGGCTACAAGTGAAGTCAGCATTTCCTTGACATTGGACCCTTCAAAGCTCTGGAGCAGAGAATTAATTCAGCAGGCAAGT GAGCTTGACCATGTGGTTGAAGAACTCGAGAAAATTGCTGTAGTCAATCTTCTCCAGAAGAGATCCATTATCTCCCTTATTGGCAATGTGCAACGGTCGTCACTGATATTGGAGAAG GCATTCCGTGTCCTCCGAAGTCTTGGAGTTAATGTGCAGATGATCTCTCAGGGTGCATCTAAG gtCAATATCTCAT
- the LOC116196935 gene encoding aspartokinase 2, chloroplastic isoform X2, which produces MAAALHFGGVKTPPSIAAKETLQSQSLWPQQLRFATSVASRPFLCRSFKTSCSSRVLKVSCEAANLDVLEKNVTATVNAGSSGSQLTCVMKFGGSSVASSERMREVADLILSFPNERPVIVLSAMGKTTNKLLLAGEKAVTCGVTNVSCIEELSFIKDLHIRTMNELGVDKAIIDKHLEDLEQLLKGIAMMKELTPRTRDYLVSFGECMSTRIFAAYMNTLGVKARQYDAFDIGFITTDDFTNADILEATYPAVAKRLYDDWISDPAIPIVTGFLGKGWRTCAVTTLGRGGSDLTATTIGKALGLREIQVWKDVDGVLTCDPNIYPNAHPVPYLTFDEAAELAYFGAQVLHPQSMRPAREGDIPVRVKNSYNRNASGTLITKTRDMTKAVLTSIVLKRNVTTLDIVSTRMLGSFGFLAKVFSIFADLGISVDVVATSEVSISLTLDPSKLWSRELIQQELDHVVEELEKIAVVNLLQKRSIISLIGNVQRSSLILEKAFRVLRSLGVNVQMISQGASKVNISLVVDDDEAEQCVRALHSAFFENDLPELVIDRGNGKGNGSPSGL; this is translated from the exons ATGGCTGCAGCATTGCATTTCGGTGGGGTTAAGACACCCCCTTCTATAGCTGCAAAAGAAACTCTGCAGTCACAATCTCTATGGCCCCAGCAGCTTCGTTTTGCCACCTCTGTTGCATCGCGGCCATTTCTCTGTAGGAGCTTCAAAACTAGCTGCAGCAGCAGAGTTCTCAAAGTGAGTTGTGAGGCGGCAAATCTCGATGTACTAGAGAAAAATGTGACTGCGACTGTCAATGCTGGCAGCAGCGGGAGTCAGTTAACATGTGTGATGAAGTTTGGTGGGTCATCGGTTGCCTCATCTGAGAGGATGAGAGAGGTTGCGGATCTCATACTTAGCTTCCCAAATGAGAGGCCCGTGATTGTTCTATCTGCCATGGGAAAAACCACCAACAAACTTCTTTTG GCTGGAGAAAAGGCTGTCACCTGTGGCGTCACGAACGTATCATGTATTGAGGAATTGAGCTTCATTAAGGATCTGCATATTAG GACCATGAACGAGCTTGGAGTTGACAAGGCTATAATCGATA AACACCTAGAAGATTTGGAACAACTCCTGAAGGGAATTGCTATGATGAAGGAGCTGACTCCACGGACAAGAGATTACCTAGTTTCATTTGGGGAGTGCATGTCCACAAGGATTTTTGCCGCATATATGAACACATTGGGAGTCAAAGCAAGACAA TACGATGCCTTTGACATTGGCTTTATTACCACCGATGACTTCACAAATGCGGATATCTTGGAAGCAACTTACCCAGCTGTTGCAAAGAGGTTATATGATGATTGGATCAGCGATCCTGCAATACCAATTGTTACTGGTTTTCTTGGAAAG GGTTGGAGAACTTGTGCAGTGACTACTCTGGGTCGTGGTGGCAGTGATTTGACTGCTACAACTATTGGCAAAGCATTGGGCTTGCGAGAGATTCAG GTGTGGAAGGATGTTGACGGTGTTTTGACATGTGACCCGAACATATATCCAAATGCACATCCTGTCCCTTACTTGACATTTGACGAGGCAGCAGAACTTGCTTATTTTGGTGCTCAG GTCCTGCATCCTCAATCCATGAGACCAGCTAGAGAAGGTGATATTCCGGTTAGAGTAAAAAATTCATACAATCGAAATGCATCAGGGACTTTGATAACCAAGACAAGGGACATGACCAAG GCTGTTCTTACTAGTATTGTTTTGAAGCGAAATGTCACCACTTTAGACATTGTTAGCACTCGGATGCTTGGTTCATTTGGTTTCCTTGCCAAG GTATTTTCCATCTTCGCTGATCTTGGTATATCCGTGGATGTTGTGGCTACAAGTGAAGTCAGCATTTCCTTGACATTGGACCCTTCAAAGCTCTGGAGCAGAGAATTAATTCAGCAG GAGCTTGACCATGTGGTTGAAGAACTCGAGAAAATTGCTGTAGTCAATCTTCTCCAGAAGAGATCCATTATCTCCCTTATTGGCAATGTGCAACGGTCGTCACTGATATTGGAGAAG GCATTCCGTGTCCTCCGAAGTCTTGGAGTTAATGTGCAGATGATCTCTCAGGGTGCATCTAAG gtCAATATCTCAT